TTAAAACATGGAGGATTCTTCGATTCAAAATTTTCAGGTAGCTGAATTACCAACTCATTGTTTTGCTGAATCCATCTTATATCCTTTTTGCATCCCAACAAACTTACCCTTTTAATTTCATCGTTAGTTATTCTATCCTCAGATCCCAATGCATCTAAAGAAATCACTTTTCTATTATCTGCTTCCATCCAGAAAGCATAAATATTCTGTCCGTTTTTAGTATAACGGAAATCATCTGAATTAAATCCTTTTTCGTGCAGATTTGCATGAATACGCATTTCGGCATTACTTGGCCCCTGTCCAAAAACAGTAAATGGAACACTTTCGTAAATTCCTTCACCATTTACTTTTAACCAGGCACCAATCTCTCTTAAAATAGCTTTCTGGTCATCGGGAATAACTCCATGTTTGTTAGGAGCAACATTTAATAAAAGCACCCCATTTTTACTTACTATATCAATTAAATCCTGCAGATAATTACTTGCCTTACGCATTTCATAAGGCTCGCAATATCCCCATCGCCAGCCACCTAAGCTCATGTCGGTTTGCCAAACATCTTGGCGAATTCTATCAAGTTTACCACTTTCCAAATCTAAAACAGCAGCACCATCGGGTACCGGTTTCCATTTTATGTTCTTATAGTTCAAAACAACTTCCTGCTTGTTCTTTAATCCCTGATTGTAATAATTAGCAAGGACTTTTTTTCGTGCTTCCTCATAAGCTGGTTCACTAAATCCAAGATCGAACCACAACAGGTCGGGTTGATATTGAGTCATCAAATCCATGGTACGATTGTACCAGTTTTTTACCCATTCTTTTGAGGCAGGTTCCCAACGTTCATGAGCATCCCAATAAAAATCCCTTAATTCCGGATTTGTGGTTTCATATTTGTCTTTATAGGTCCACCAATGCCATCCATAAGCATAATGCGACGAAGTACCTACTTTTAAACCTTGCTTTTTGGCTTCCGAAAACAATTCACCAACAATATCTTTCTTGGGGCCCATATTTACAGAATTCCATCGTGTTATTTTAGAATTGTACATCGCAAATCCATCACAATGCTCTCCTACAGGAACCACATATTTAGCTCCAGCTTCAACAAACAAGTCAATCCATTCTTTCGCATCGAATTTTTCAGCCTTAAATTCAGGAATAAACTTAGTATATCCATATTCGGCAGGATCGCCAAAATTTTCTTTGTGAAATTTATAGGCACTCGAAGGCTCTTTACTAGGATTTCCCAAGGCATCTACTTCACCTTCGTTCCACATGTGAAACCCATACCATTCGGCGTTGTTTGCCGGTACTGTTGTTGGTCCCCAATGAATAAAAATACCAAATTTGGCGTCTTTATACCATTGCGGTATCTCGTATGTTTTTAGAGATTCCCAATTGGCTTTGTATTTTTTCTGCCCTCGAGATTGACAAATCATTCCCATCAGTATCACTGAAATAATAAATAACTTTTTAGTCATGATATCTTTTTATATTATTTGTACGCTTTTTACAGTATAAAATTAGAAATGCTTTATGCAGATTAATAAATAAATCGGGTAAAATAGAGGGGAGTAATTCCCCTTAATGTAGGTTTTTTTGCAATTTTTCACCTTTGTAAATGCAATAAAGCTTAAAGCCTCCATTAAGTGAAAGTTTTAAGCAGACACACTTAATTTTTTACTTATTTTTACGCTCCGTATATAAAACTTAACAAAACAATTCTATTACCCCTGTTTTTTAACAACAAATACTAAAATGAAAAAAAATTTAATTTTCTTATTCGCTGTTCTTTTAAGTGGATTTGTATCGGCAAAAGGTAATGCCGAATGGATTCGATACGCCGCGATTTCTCCAAATGGAGAACAAATTGTTTTTGCCAATAGAGGAGATCTTTATTTGGTATCGACAAAAGGTGGCGAAGCCCGCCCACTTACCTTTCATAAAGCTCACGATTTTATGCCTGTTTGGAGTAATGATGGAAATAAAATTGCATTTGCTTCGGAGCGATATGGTAATTTCGATATTTTCCTTATCAATGCAAAAGGAGGAACAGCTAAACGCTTAACTTACCACTCAACAGACGAGTATCCGTATACTTTTAGCCAAGACGATAAGAATGTAATATTTGGAGCTCAACGATTAGATGCAGTAAATCACCGTCAGTATCCAACAAAATCGCAACCTGAATTGTATCAGGTTCCTGCGAATGGTGGTCGTGTAGATCAGGTTTGGACCATTCCTGCCGAAGATGTAAAGGTAAGCAAAGACGGACAGCAGATAATCTATCATGACAAAAAAGGTGGTGAAGACGAATTCCGTAAACACCATACTTCTGCCATTACCCGTGATATATGGGTTTACGACAAAAAGAGCAATACCCATAAAATGATTACCAGTTTTAAGGGCGAAGACCGAAATCCTGTTTACAGTACCGATGAAAAAAGCATTTACTACCTAAGCGAAGAAAGCGGTTGTTTTAATGTTCACAAATTGGAACTAGCAAATCCTACCAAGAAAGAACAAATTACCAA
This genomic interval from uncultured Marinifilum sp. contains the following:
- a CDS encoding alpha-L-fucosidase, whose translation is MTKKLFIISVILMGMICQSRGQKKYKANWESLKTYEIPQWYKDAKFGIFIHWGPTTVPANNAEWYGFHMWNEGEVDALGNPSKEPSSAYKFHKENFGDPAEYGYTKFIPEFKAEKFDAKEWIDLFVEAGAKYVVPVGEHCDGFAMYNSKITRWNSVNMGPKKDIVGELFSEAKKQGLKVGTSSHYAYGWHWWTYKDKYETTNPELRDFYWDAHERWEPASKEWVKNWYNRTMDLMTQYQPDLLWFDLGFSEPAYEEARKKVLANYYNQGLKNKQEVVLNYKNIKWKPVPDGAAVLDLESGKLDRIRQDVWQTDMSLGGWRWGYCEPYEMRKASNYLQDLIDIVSKNGVLLLNVAPNKHGVIPDDQKAILREIGAWLKVNGEGIYESVPFTVFGQGPSNAEMRIHANLHEKGFNSDDFRYTKNGQNIYAFWMEADNRKVISLDALGSEDRITNDEIKRVSLLGCKKDIRWIQQNNELVIQLPENFESKNPPCFKIELEAMPSDIFGDKK